Genomic window (Deltaproteobacteria bacterium):
CATCAGGACTTGCCTGGGCGATGCGCTCCCGGTTGAGGCCGTATTGTGAGGCATATTCACGAAGTGATGGAAAGATGTTCAGTTGTTCTCTCTCTGTCTGGATACGGAGCATCATGATCACATCGGCATCACGGATTGCCTCGGACATATCCGTATGCATGGTTACCCCGAGATGTTCCATGAATCGGGGCAGCATGGTGGAGGGTCCCGCAAGATGGACATCCGCGCCAAATTTAGTCAACCCGAATACGTTGGAACGCGCCACACGGCTGTGTGAAATATCTCCCACGATAGCAACTTTCAAACCGGCAATGGTGCCTTTTCTGGAACGTATCGTCATCATGTCCAGGAGTGCCTGGGTCGGATGCTCATGGGCGCCGTCTCCGGCGTTGATGATCGATTGCCTGATCAGCTTCGCAATCATATGCGGTGCGCCGGCCGCGCTATGGCGGATCACCACGATATCGGGATTCATTGCTTCAAGATTCCTGGCCGTGTCCATGAGGGTCTCGCCTTTAAGAAGGCTGCTGGAGGACGCCGCAATATTGATGGTGTCCGCACTCAATCTTTTTCCGGCGACTTCAAAGGACGTTCTCGTACGTGTGCTGGGTTCAACAAAGAAATGAATAATGGCCTTGCCCCTCAAGGTCGGTACCTTTTTTATGTCCCGTGTGGATATCTCAACGAATGAATCGGCGGTGTCGAGGATAAAATTGATTTCATCCACCGAGAGCGTCTTCATTCCCAGAATATCCTTTTTCCTCCATTTCATGTCATTATCCCCGACGTCCCTGTCCTGATTTTCCGTTCTCTCTCAATTCTCGCTTTCTTCAATAACCACTTCGTCTTTATGGTCATTTTCCTTCAAACGAACGGAAACGGCTTCCCATAATGAGGATGGAAATTCTTTCCCGATGAAATCCGCACGGATGGGCAATTCACGATGCCCCCGATCGATCAACACAGCCAGTTGAATCCGTTTCGGTCTGCCGAAGTCGATCAGGGCGTCCATGGCTGCCCGGATGGTCCGGCCCGTAAACAGCACGTCATCGATGAGAACCAGTTTTTTGTTGTCCAACGAAAAGGGGACGTCGGTTCTTTCCAGGCGAGGTTTGTCCTTCTTCCGTCCGATATCGTCCCGGTAAAGCGTTATATCGAGAATACCCATGGGAACGTTTATCCCTTCGATCTGGGCGATTTTTTGCTGAATTCTCTGGGCGAGGGAAACGCCCCGTGTTCTGATTCCGATCAAGGCCAGGTCTTCGACCCCCTTGTTCTTCTCCAGAATTTCATAGGCAATACGGGCGATGGACCTGTCAATGCGATCCGCGTCCATAACGACTCTTTCTTTAGCAATGATGAAAACCCTCAGGATTAATTAGGATTCTGACACGAGGATACCGTCACGGTGAGATGGAAAGAAAAGCTCTGAAGATTCCGGCAAAAAAAAACCTCCCCGTAAAAAGGGAAGGTCCATTTTTGATCTGGTTCGTAAAAAACGCCATGCATAATTTTTATGGCCTTTTTCGCAAAATATTTTGTTCCATGTTCAGATAAAAATGATAAGAAAGCTACAAACAAAAGTAGATTTCCTATACAGAATCCTCATGGCCATGTCAAGCTCAAAACGGCCTGGGGGGTGGGGTTTTTTACCACCTTGTCTTTTCCCCGGATGTGAGATAAATTGCTGGGAGGTCATACGGGATTCTTGGGCTATTACGGGGCTGCTTTATGAAATACGAAGGAGTGATTATAAGACCGCCGAGCGAGGCACACAGCCTTTTGCTCCAGGTGACCGTCGGCTGTTCTCACAACCTGTGTACTTTTTGCGAAACATACAAGGATAAGAAATTTCGGATCAAAAGTATCGATGAGATCAGAGAGGATATCCTCGAAGCCGGCGGCTACCGGAATGTTCAACGGGTTTTTCTGTGCGATGGGGACGCCCTCATCGTTCCTCAGGCGAGGTTGACCGAGATTATACGGATGATCAAAACCCACATACGGGGAGTTGAAAGAATCAGCACATACGGAAACGCCAAAAGTGTTTTAAGGAAGACGGCCGAAGAACTGAGGGAATTGCGAAAAATGGGCTTGGGCATGGTTTATCTGGGCGTGGAAACGGGAAGTGACGCCCTGCTTGAAAAGATCAGAAAGGGTGTCACCGTTGCCCAAACCATCGAGGCAGGCCGAAGAATCAAACAGGCAGGGATGCTTCTTTCCGTTACGGTTATCCTGGGATTGGGGGGCGTTGAAAAGAGTACGGAACACGCTCTGGAAACAGCAAAAGTCCTTAGCGCCATCGATCCGGATTATGTGGGGGCCCTTACCCTGATGCTGGTTCCCGGAACCCCCCTGTATGAGGATTACAAAAAAGGTCACTTACCGCAACCCGATCAATTCGGCTATTTAAGAGAATTAAGCCTGATCATCTCCCATTCGGATTTCACCAACTGTTTCTTTACAGCCAACCACGCTTCCAATTACCTGCCTGTCCGGGCCAGACTTCCTGAGGAAAAGGATCGGGTGGTCACCATGATTGATCGTATCATTTCCGCCTCCGACAAGAGCATCTTACGGCCCGAGTATCTCCGTGCCCTCTGAGCGACGATCTATGACTTGACGACCATGAAACACGACAAACAAACAGGCATCCTGACCATTCTTAAAAAATTCTTTGTGGAAAGAGACCACGAACAACTGGAGCGGGAACTGCAATCTCTTTTGGACGCGGGGGAAGAAAACGGTTTGATCGATCCGCAGTCCGGCGAGATGATCCAGAGTATTCTAGAATTCCGGGATACAATTGTGCGCGAAGTCATGATTCCCCGGACGGAAATGATCGTGCTCAAAGCGGAGACTCCCATGGAAGAGGTCATCGACTTGATCATGAAGCACAGTCATACCCGTATCCCTGTTTATGAAGATCATCTGGACAAGATCATCGGAATTTTAAATGTAAAGGATCTGTTGAAGTTTTGGTCCAGGGAA
Coding sequences:
- the pyrR gene encoding bifunctional pyr operon transcriptional regulator/uracil phosphoribosyltransferase PyrR; this translates as MDADRIDRSIARIAYEILEKNKGVEDLALIGIRTRGVSLAQRIQQKIAQIEGINVPMGILDITLYRDDIGRKKDKPRLERTDVPFSLDNKKLVLIDDVLFTGRTIRAAMDALIDFGRPKRIQLAVLIDRGHRELPIRADFIGKEFPSSLWEAVSVRLKENDHKDEVVIEESEN
- a CDS encoding radical SAM protein translates to MKYEGVIIRPPSEAHSLLLQVTVGCSHNLCTFCETYKDKKFRIKSIDEIREDILEAGGYRNVQRVFLCDGDALIVPQARLTEIIRMIKTHIRGVERISTYGNAKSVLRKTAEELRELRKMGLGMVYLGVETGSDALLEKIRKGVTVAQTIEAGRRIKQAGMLLSVTVILGLGGVEKSTEHALETAKVLSAIDPDYVGALTLMLVPGTPLYEDYKKGHLPQPDQFGYLRELSLIISHSDFTNCFFTANHASNYLPVRARLPEEKDRVVTMIDRIISASDKSILRPEYLRAL
- a CDS encoding aspartate carbamoyltransferase catalytic subunit, which produces MKWRKKDILGMKTLSVDEINFILDTADSFVEISTRDIKKVPTLRGKAIIHFFVEPSTRTRTSFEVAGKRLSADTINIAASSSSLLKGETLMDTARNLEAMNPDIVVIRHSAAGAPHMIAKLIRQSIINAGDGAHEHPTQALLDMMTIRSRKGTIAGLKVAIVGDISHSRVARSNVFGLTKFGADVHLAGPSTMLPRFMEHLGVTMHTDMSEAIRDADVIMMLRIQTEREQLNIFPSLREYASQYGLNRERIAQASPDVLVMHPGPLNRGVEISSEVADGAHSVILEQVTYGVALRMALLYLLAGGTL